Proteins co-encoded in one Prunus persica cultivar Lovell chromosome G6, Prunus_persica_NCBIv2, whole genome shotgun sequence genomic window:
- the LOC18772658 gene encoding transcription factor MYB14 isoform X1 codes for MRKMVRAPYCEKMGLKKGPWTPEEDDTLIAYIRQHGHFNWRALPKQAGLSRCGKSCRLRWFNYLRPDIKRGNFSKEEEETILKLHKLLGNRWSAIASRLTGRTDNEIKNLWRSHLKKRVEQESQVPAAALLTRSINNIIPLKNGDQRIQCPIQYAPTTLFRLDDDLHNKLLSKRTCSCPNIINADPGLQPPFSSSSNSTAGQIMKREGSKTHEDMDFWYSLFMKAGGTSTVALPVCHCMMEFSAI; via the exons ATGAGAAAAATGGTGAGGGCTCCTTATTGTGAGAAGATGGGGCTAAAGAAGGGACCGTGGACGCCCGAAGAAGATGATACATTGATTGCTTACATCCGACAACATGGCCATTTTAATTGGAGAGCGCTTCCAAAACAAGCAG gtctGTCGAGGTGTGGAAAGAGTTGCAGACTTCGGTGGTTTAACTACTTGCGGCCAGATATTAAAAGGGGAAATTTTagcaaggaagaagaagaaaccatCCTCAAGCTGCATAAACTTCTTGGAAATAG ATGGTCTGCCATCGCATCAAGATTGACAGGCCGGACAGACAATGAAATAAAGAATTTATGGCGCTCTCACTTGAAGAAGAGAGTTGAACAAGAAAGTCAAGTACCTGCAGCAGCCCTCCTAACCAGAAGCATTAATAATATCATCCCCCTCAAGAACGGAGACCAAAGAATTCAATGTCCTATCCAATATGCACCAACAACCCTTTTTAGACTTGATGATGATCTTCATAACAAGTTGTTGTCAAAACGGACATGTAGTTGTCCAAATATTATTAATGCAGATCCAGGACTTCAGcctcctttctcttcttcttctaactCTACCGCGGGGCAAATCATGAAAAGGGAAGGATCCAAGACCCATGAAGACATGGATTTTTGGTACAGCCTCTTTATGAAAGCTGGAGGGACATCAACAGTAGCTCTGCCAGTCTGCCACTGCATGATGGAGTTTAGTGcaatttag
- the LOC18772658 gene encoding transcription factor RAX2 isoform X2 produces MAILIGERFQNKQGNHWIGSKKQSTTTSALVLLGNPFSVLIVMYRWSAIASRLTGRTDNEIKNLWRSHLKKRVEQESQVPAAALLTRSINNIIPLKNGDQRIQCPIQYAPTTLFRLDDDLHNKLLSKRTCSCPNIINADPGLQPPFSSSSNSTAGQIMKREGSKTHEDMDFWYSLFMKAGGTSTVALPVCHCMMEFSAI; encoded by the exons ATGGCCATTTTAATTGGAGAGCGCTTCCAAAACAAGCAG GGCAATCATTGGATTGGATCGAAGAAacaatcaacaacaacaagcGCTTTGGTTTTGCTTGGAAACCCATTTAGTGTTTTAATTGTTATGTACAGATGGTCTGCCATCGCATCAAGATTGACAGGCCGGACAGACAATGAAATAAAGAATTTATGGCGCTCTCACTTGAAGAAGAGAGTTGAACAAGAAAGTCAAGTACCTGCAGCAGCCCTCCTAACCAGAAGCATTAATAATATCATCCCCCTCAAGAACGGAGACCAAAGAATTCAATGTCCTATCCAATATGCACCAACAACCCTTTTTAGACTTGATGATGATCTTCATAACAAGTTGTTGTCAAAACGGACATGTAGTTGTCCAAATATTATTAATGCAGATCCAGGACTTCAGcctcctttctcttcttcttctaactCTACCGCGGGGCAAATCATGAAAAGGGAAGGATCCAAGACCCATGAAGACATGGATTTTTGGTACAGCCTCTTTATGAAAGCTGGAGGGACATCAACAGTAGCTCTGCCAGTCTGCCACTGCATGATGGAGTTTAGTGcaatttag
- the LOC18773920 gene encoding uncharacterized protein LOC18773920, with protein MALAISHAFHCPKLQFSQRNFRPKVPDLRFQPSFFRTIPQNTRIICAAASAAGSSNPDSDLNPYEVLGVSPIEGFDMIKAAYTKKHKEAVRSGDQATAARLEKAYDKVMMAQLSNRKKGVTFGSFKVSKDIKYADKQPIVPWGPRFTKSTVQDMRINLAISAVFIAWLLIKRNAEYKPLQFLTFAFVYRIFEKLKSFEPPVSPTYTEDGEEAGRGLQMGKRLLRSLALVFGCIAVASLGYTGLLNLIEFTGSFIPAALYNNQELIITTATAVMLYILASYYR; from the exons ATGGCTTTGGCAATTTCTCATGCTTTTCACTGCCCCAAATTGCAGTTTTCCCAGAGGAATTTCCGCCCTAAAGTCCCAGACTTAAGGTTCCAGCCTTCATTCTTCag AACAATTCCACAGAATACAAGGATAATTTGTGCGGCTGCGTCTGCAGCTGGAAGTTCTAATCCAGACAGTGACTTAAACCCATATGAG GTTCTCGGTGTGAGCCCCATTGAGGGGTTTGACATGATCAAGGCAgcatatacaaaaaaacacaaggagGCTGTAAGGAGCGGTGATCAAGCAACTGCTGCCAGA CTGGAGAAAGCATATGACAAAGTCATGATGGCACAGCTAAGTAATAGGAAGAAAGGGGTGACGTTTGGTTCCTTCAAG GTCTCAAAGGACATAAAATATGCTGATAAGCAACCAATTGTACCATGGGGGCCTAG GTTCACCAAGTCTACTGTACAAGATATGCGCATCAACCTGGCAATATCTGCTGTATTT ATTGCTTGGCTTCTTATCAAGCGCAATGCTGAATATAAACCCCTGCAGTTTTTAACTTTTGCATTTGTTTATCGGATCTTTGAGAAGTTGAAATCCTTTGAACCACCTGTATCTCCAACATATACA GAAGATGGTGAGGAGGCAGGGAGAGGACTGCAAATGGGAAAACGGCTGCTTCGTTCTCTTGCCCTAGTGTTTGGCTGTATTGCTGTTGCTTCTCTG GGATACACCGGTCTTCTGAATTTGATTGAGTTTACGGGTAGCTTTATTCCTGCTGCTCTTTACAATAACCAG GAATTGATAATCACCACAGCAACTGCAGTCATGCTCTACATTCTGGCATCATATTATAGGTGA
- the LOC18772640 gene encoding cell division cycle 5-like protein, producing MRIMIKGGVWKNTEDEILKAAVMKYGKNQWARISSLLVRKSAKQCKARWYEWLDPSIKKTEWTREEDEKLLHLAKLMPTQWRTIAPIVGRTPSQCLERYEKLLDAACVKDDNYEPGDDPRKLRPGEIDPNPESKPARPDPVDMDEDEKEMLSEARARLANTRGKKAKRKAREKQLEEARRLASLQKRRELKAAGIDTRQRKRKRKGIDYNAEIPFEKKPPPGFYDVADEDRPVEQPQFPTTIEELEGKRRIDVEAQLRKQDIAKNKIAQRQDAPSAILQANKLNDPETVRKRSKLMLPAPQISDHELEEIAKMGYASDLAGSEELTEGSGATRALLANYSQTPRLGMTPQRTPQRTPSGKGDAIMMEAENLARLRESQTPLLGGDNPDLHPSDFSGVTPRKKEIQTPNLMLTPSATPGGAGLTPRIGMTPTRDSFGMTPKGTPIRDELRINEEIDIHDSAKLEQRRNLQFGLGNLPQPKNEYQIVMQPVPEDNEEPEEKIEEDMSDRLARERAEEEARQQALLRKRSKVLQRELPRPPAASLEFIRNSLTRADGDKSSFVPPTSVEQADEMVKKELLSVLEHDNAKYPLTEKVDKRKKKGAKRSAGGPSASVPVIEDFEEDEMTEAGSMIKEEAQYLRVAMGHEEESLDEFVDAHKTCLNDLMYLPTRGAYGLSSVAANMEKLAALQNEFENVKKKMEDDIQKAASIESKVKVRTYGYEMRAKDGLWPKIEETFKQMDTAAKELECFKALQKQEKLAASHRINNIWEEVQKQKELERNLQKRYGDLVVELERVQHRMDEYRAQAEKQEEIAAMNCDQELAEATENVTVLQTTENPDPTTASDELGSTVPGGASNGEATNLQMDGDKDIDAVKDRETVSSDVNLPANMPSAVEGENDPNSQLTSSGGIHSSGVAAQDSVSKGDNVSNNLVATENKMVNDPDDGVISDNVTSSAVAEDQKVEMRQNLTELEGSVQAAGDGGLANGSTAIVSIEGEVENSAENAAPNLNVFNVEETA from the exons ATGAGGATTATGATCAAAGGAGGTGTGTGGAAGAACACCGAGGATGAGATCCTCAAGGCGGCGGTCATGAAATACGGGAAGAACCAGTGGGCTCGAATATCGTCGCTCTTGGTTCGCAAATCGGCTAAGCAGTGTAAGGCTCGCTGGTACGAATGGCTCGACCCCTCCATCAAAAAG ACTGAGTGGACTAGAGAAGAGGATGAGAAGCTTCTTCATCTTGCTAAGCTCATGCCTACACAATGGAGAACCATTGCCCCAATTGTTGGTCGTACACCATCCCAATGTCTGGAGCGGTATGAGAAACTGCTTGATGCAGCCTGCGTTAAGGACGACAACTATGAACCAGGTGATGATCCACGGAAATTGCGCCCTGGAGAGATTGACCCCAATCCTGAGTCAAAGCCTGCTCGCCCAGATCCTGTTGATATGGATGAGGATGAGAAGGAGATGCTTTCCGAGGCACGAGCTCGGTTAGCAAACACTAGAGGCAAGAAGGCCAAAAGGAAAGCCAGGGAGAAACAGCTTGAAGAGGCCAGAAGGCTTGCTTCACtacagaaaagaagagaattaAAAGCTGCTGGAATTGATACTAGACAGCgaaagaggaaaaggaagggAATAGACTACAATGCCGAAATTCCCTTTGAGAAGAAGCCTCCTCCAGGCTTTTATGATGTTGCTGATGAAGATAGACCTGTGGAACAGCCTCAGTTCCCTACGACCATTGAGGAACTTGAAGGGAAAAGAAGGATTGATGTGGAAGCGCAGTTAAGAAAGCAAGATATtgcaaagaacaaaattgcTCAAAGGCAGGATGCTCCCTCAGCTATTCTACAAGCCAACAAGTTGAATGATCCAGAAACAGTTAGGAAGAGATCAAAACTGATGCTTCCTGCACCCCAAATTTCAGACCATGAGctggaggaaattgcaaaGATGGGTTATGCGAGTGATCTTGCAGGGAGTGAAGAACTCACAGAAGGGAGTGGTGCAACTCGAGCTCTTCTTGCAAACTATTCCCAGACACCAAGGTTGGGAATGACACCTCAAAGAACACCTCAAAGAACACCTTCTGGAAAGGGTGACGCTATCATGATGGAAGCAGAAAATTTGGCCAGGTTGAGAGAGTCTCAAACACCGTTATTAGGAGGAGATAATCCAGATTTGCACCCATCAGATTTTTCTGGGGTCACTCctagaaaaaaggaaattcagACACCAAATCTGATGCTGACTCCTTCTGCAACTCCTGGAGGTGCGGGTCTTACACCTAGAATTGGCATGACTCCAACAAGGGATTCTTTTGGCATGACTCCAAAGGGGACTCCCATTAGGGATGAGCTCCGTATcaatgaagaaattgatatacATGATAGTGCAAAATTGGAGCAACGAAGAAACTTGCAATTTGGTTTAGGCAATTTACCACAGCCGAAGAATGAGTACCAGATAGTCATGCAACCAGTTCCAGAAGATAATGAAGAACCCGAGgagaaaattgaagaagacaTGTCTGATAGGCTAGCTAGAGAAAGAGCTGAGGAAGAAGCACGCCAGCAGGCGTTACTTAGGAAGAGATCAAAAGTATTGCAGAGGGAGCTCCCCAGACCACCAGCTGCCTCATTGGAATTTATTAGAAATTCCTTGACAAGAGCAGATGGAGACAAGAGTTCCTTTGTTCCTCCTACTTCAGTTGAGCAGGCTGATGAAATGGTTAAAAAGGAACTTCTTAGTGTACTGGAGCATGATAATGCCAAGTATCCACTTACTGAGAAAGTAGACAAACGGAAAAAGAAAGGTGCCAAGCGCAGTGCTGGTGGACCTAGTGCTTCTGTCCCTGTGATAGAAgattttgaagaagatgaaatgaCAGAG GCTGGTTCAatgataaaggaagaggctcaGTATCTTCGTGTTGCAATGGGCCATGAAGAAGAATCCCTTGATGAATTTGTTGACGCACACAAAACTTGCCTAAACGATCTCATGTACTTGCCTACTCGTGGTGCTTATGGTCTATCAAGCGTTGCTGCAAATATGGAGAAACTTGCGGCATTGCAGAATGAATTTGAGaatgtgaagaagaagatggaagatGATATCCAGAAGGCAGCAAGCATTGAGAGCAAAGTTAAAGTTCGGACATATGGTTATGAG ATGCGAGCTAAAGATGGTCTTTGGCCAAAAATTGAGGAGACTTTTAAGCAGATGGACACGGCTGCAAAAGAACTTGAGTGCTTCAAAGCTTTACAGAAGCAAGAAAAATTAGCGGCATCACACCGGATAAATAATATCTGGGAGGAAGTTCAGAAACAAAAGGAGCTTGAGCGAAATTTACAAAAGCGGTATGGGGATCTTGTAGTGGAGTTGGAAAGGGTACAGCATCGTATGGATGAATACAGAGCACAAgcagaaaaacaagaagaaattgcAGCCATGAATTGTGATCAAGAGTTGGCTGAGGCCACAGAAAATGTGACTGTTCTGCAGACAACTGAGAATCCTGATCCTACAACTGCTTCAGATGAGCTTGGGAGCACTGTTCCTGGTGGTGCATCTAATGGTGAAGCTACAAATCTGCAAATGGATGGTGATAAGGACATTGATGCTGTAAAAGATCGCGAGACAGTGTCCAGCGATGTTAACTTACCTGCTAACATGCCTTCTGCTGTGGAAGGAGAGAATGATCCAAATTCTCAGCTCACTAGCTCAGGTGGAATTCACTCCAGTGGGGTTGCAGCTCAAGACTCTGTTAGCAAAGGAGATAATGTTTCTAACAATCTGGTTGCAACTGAAAACAAAATGGTAAATGATCCTGATGATGGGGTAATTAGTGACAATGTGACAAGTAGTGCTGTAGCCGAGGATCAAAAAGTTGAGATGCGACAGAACTTGACTGAACTTGAAGGCAGTGTTCAAGCAGCAGGGGATGGTGGTTTGGCTAATGGGAGTACCGCCATTGTTTCTATTGAAGGAGAGGTGGAGAATTCAGCTGAAAACGCAGCACCAAATCTAAACGTGTTCAATGTTGAGGAGACAGCATAG
- the LOC18775260 gene encoding probable low-specificity L-threonine aldolase 1, with product MVTKTVDLRSDTVTKPTETMRAAMASAEVDDDVLGNDPTAFRLESEMAKITGKEAALFVPSGTMGNLISVLVHCDIRGSEVILGHNSHIHIYENGGISTIGGVHPRTVRNNKDGTMDLDSIEAAIRDPRGELVYPTTRLICLENSHANCGGRCLTAEYTDRVGEIAKEHGLKLHIDGARIFNASVALGVPVDRLVQAADSVSVCLSKGIGAPVGSVIVGSKSFITKARRLRKTLGGGMRQVGILCAAALVALHENVAKLETDHKRAKILAEGLNQIKGLRVDIDTVETNIIYIHVVEGSNISAEKLLMNLEEHGILMMRESSSSVRIVLHHQISASDVQYTLSCFQRALTGGHDENNGN from the exons ATGGTGACTAAAACGGTCGATCTCCGATCTGACACTGTCACTAAACCAACCGAAACAATGCGGGCTGCAATGGCATCTGCtgaagttgatgatgatgtacTGGGAAATGACCCAACCGCATTCCGCTTAGAATCAGAGATGGCAAAGATCACGGGCAAGGAAGCAGCCCTTTTTGTTCCATCAGGGACAATGGGAAACCTCATCAGTGTGCTTGTTCATTGTGACATTAGAGGAAGTGAAGTAATTCTTGGACATAATTCCCACATTCATATTTATGAGAATGGAGGCATCTCAACAATTGGAGGTGTGCACCCCAGAACAGTCAGAAACAACAAAGATGGAACAATGGATCTTGATTCAATTGAAGCCGCCATCAGGGACCCGAGAGGGGAGCTTGTGTATCCGACGACGAGGCTCATCTGCTTGGAAAATTCACATGCAAA CTGCGGTGGTAGATGCCTGACTGCAGAGTACACAGACCGAGTGGGAGAAATAGCCAAGGAGCATGGTTTGAAGCTTCACATTGATGGGGCTCGCATTTTCAATGCATCAGTT GCACTTGGTGTTCCTGTTGATAGGCTTGTGCAAGCTGCTGATTCAGTTTCG GTATGTCTGTCAAAAGGTATTGGTGCTCCTGTTGGATCTGTCATTGTTGGTTCCAAAAGCTTTATTACTAAG GCTAGAAGGCTCAGGAAAACCTTAGGAGGTGGAATGAGACAGGTTGGTATCCTTTGTGCTGCTGCTTTGGTCGCTTTACATGAGAATGTTGCAAAGCTTGAGACCGATCACAAGAGAGCTAAAATTTTAGCAG AGGGactaaatcaaatcaaaggaCTAAGAGTAGATATTGATACCGTTGAGACCAACATT ATATATATTCATGTTGTAGAGGGGTCAAATATTAGTGCAGAAAAACTACTCATGAACTTGGAAGAACACGGTATACTCATGATGCGTGAGAGCTCGTCAAG CGTTAGGATTGTTCTCCACCACCAAATTTCGGCAAGTGATGTGCAATACACTTTATCATGCTTTCAG CGAGCTCTGACTGGAGGCCATGATGAAAATAATGGAAACTAA